The following nucleotide sequence is from Glycine max cultivar Williams 82 chromosome 9, Glycine_max_v4.0, whole genome shotgun sequence.
CTAGACACATTCTTGACTTGTAATAAACTACATCACTTAACGTTGATAAAGAAATGGTATGATTGTTTCGATAcaacaaaattttatgattgaataaaatGAACCTCAAATACTATTGCGGGTTGAGAAACAATCTCCATTAGGGTCATTGGGGGTTTAAATAGACACAAATAATCCTTTCAAATTCAATCACTCTCGTATGAATGTGTCTGCTCAATTTTCACTTTGAAATGACATTCAAGTATGCGAGTGGGTGTGTTTCTTAAATTCCACAATATCATAAATTTGGGAACAAAAACGAAGCATCATATATGACCAAAggtaatacaaaaatattttttttctttaaagataGAGGcatattaattacaaatttaccCTTCATTTGAGCGAGAAAACATGTTGCAAGGGAAAAAGCAACATGAAAGCAATAAAGAGATGAATGACAACATGACTCCCTACGCTGTGGAACTTCCAAGAACTCAAGATGAAGATCCAATGAAGTTCTGCCATTGGGTTTTGATGAAGACAAACCAACCAACAAAAACACTCTCAAAAAGTCAAGCCAAAGCAAAAAATAGAAGTTGTGAAGTCAAGGTTCAAGACCAAGATTGAAGAGCAAGAGTTTGTGTCCTAGTATGTCTTGTAAACTCTCCAAGTATCACTAGGACTAACAAGAGTCTATGTCCTAGGTATATCAAAGGTATTTAGGGCTTTAATTATCAATCTAGGTCACTAAAAAACCCACTAAACAAAGTCTCACACACTAGACTAGGCTAGgaaccttgaaaacttgaatTTGTGCCTAGTAGGCTTAGGAACTTGAGTTTGAGAGAATCAAATCCTAACAACCTAGACTCGAGTCCCTCATGGCATACTAGAGTCCTAGAGTTGCCGATTTAAGTATGGTTTGATAGCTAGACTCAGAGTCACACAAGTTTGGTTGTCCAAAAGTGCTTTGTATTATATTTCGAAGAAAAATTATCCATAGCTAAATGGACCAATAAGATTTCAAAATTAGAaagtttaatgataaaatatatctaTTTCTAAGAAAATATGAGCTTGTTTTATTTAgctaatatgaaaattttatctttgagataaatataaaaaaaatatttcctaaaaaTAAGTAACTTTTCAAATCGAAGTATGAGATAAATCTAAAGGGAATATaagataaatttgaaatatatctAAGATAAATGTAATCAAAATCTTATTCATATTTTCCAAAAAGTCCAACTCCACATCTCACACACTGTGTTAATCTCTTTTTATAGACTAAAAAGATGTATTTCTATTAAactataaaaggaaaaatatattaattttataaacaactaaaagaatatatgttaaattttataagaactaaaattaaattttgagatattttaagagaatagttatcttaaaattaatttactatctCTTTTTTTATGCAATAACATACTATCTCTAGAGGTTGATTCATTGtccaatattttgtttttatctccCTTGATGTTGATGTTATGATCAGATTTAAATCCAAATTGATCAACTTGTCAAAATTTTATGAGGAACTCAAATAAAGATAGACTAAAAACTCCTGTCGTGTGAGATAGAAGGCACATCGACTTGGTCAACCGTTATACGTGTCCAAAACAAATTTCATGCTTTACTATGCCACCAAGTACCAAGAACAACAAtccctgcaaaacaaaaaaaaaaaatttaatagcaaaataaaagtaaaattattgtttacttatttaaaatatgtttaccGAAAAAGTAAATAAACACTTATTACATACAAACGCGATGACGACAATTAATCAGATAAGAATTACatggaaaataattattttttttaaagaaaaaaaaaaagctgcagCTTTCCACCTATGAATAAAATCACTTGTACAGAGGAAAATTGAagggggaaaaaaagaagaaggaggaggagaaaGGAAATACACTAGACCTAACCGAACGGTGACGGAAGATGCACCGGCGagaaaagaaacagaaaaataaataaaaccgaAAACAGTGAAAATTGGGAAAGATAACATTGAAATATTGAACAACGGAGCGAACACGAACAGTAAATagtttgtttgaaaaaaaacacccaaaatagtaaaaaagttataatgCTTGGAGGCATGAAATTCGGATTTCCAACGGAAACCATACTTTGAATTCAGAGTGGGGACTAGTTAAACAAAATTCAAGAAAAGTTTAACTGCTTTAATTTTGGATTAATGAGTTTAATCAAAATTGTTTAGATGAAATTGCGAGCTGAACTTGCAAGCATCGCCATCAATGGAAGCCACTGCTGACTAATATTTCATTTGagttctattttatattttatttatatttttaaattataattctcAATTTTGTACACACAAAGAACGATGCATATCCACAATCTTCGATCGGATATCGGATCTAGAAGTAACAAAAAAAGATAATCCGTTCAAAATCTCAAACCGTTTCCACCGAATCGCCGCCGTCCACGGCGGTTTTTTCTCGGTGCGATTAAGCTTCTGTTGATTCACAGAATTATTATTCACAAATTTTCTTAATCTTTTGCTGTGAACATGACAGAGAGCCTGCTCGGCCGCGGGCGGAAGTCACCGCGGCGACGCTGCTGGTGCGACGACGGCCGGATCAGCGCCGCCAAGGCTCGCTTCACCAATTCGCCTTCGACGCCGCGGATTCTCACGAGCGAGTTCGTCATCGCCGACCGCCGCGCGTTCAACCGATTTGACGCCGGCGCCGCCGACACTGCCGAGCGCGAGCCGAAGCTTTTGTGGAGGCTGCACCGGAACGAGCCGGGATGCGACGTCGGAGAGCACATGCAGGTTCGCTTCTGATGGTGACTCTGCCTTCCGGCACCGGCGACGGAGATGGAGCGGTTCGGAGAAATTGAACCGAACCGGACGGAGAGAACCGAACCGGAAGAAGAACCGTATAGACTGTCACGTGTGGGAGAACCGGAACGGTTCTGGAAGAAAGCGGTGGACCGTGCGGAGAAGGTTGAAGTTGAGGACGCGAAGGCGGTGGTCGCCGGCGGTGGCCGGGAACTGCGAAACCTTCCCGCCGGCGAGAGTGTTCGGAGGACTGGTCCGCTTGATCTTCTAGAAGCTGCCGccattttagagagagaaagtgaattGAGAGAGAGATAGAATGGTTTCTCGAAAAAGAAGGAATCGACCCTCTGGTTAGGCAAACCTTGCTTAACTCTAACAATGTATATATAGGAATTTCGAGCCGAGGGTAAAGTTGGAAGATAGTGATGTTTTCGTTAATTTTGTGATAAGGGTTTAGATTTCTTGTATTTTCGTTCCTGGCCCCTACTCTCTCGTGATTTTTTATTGTAAGATATTTTAGCATATTGGGCATAAAAtgaaggaatgaagaaaattATCTAAAGTAACTTTTTTGGTTACCTTAATCCCAAATTCGCAGCAATAAGGTAAGAAACTATGATCTTATACAAATTGTCTAAATCTTTACCACTAAATTGATTTAGTGGAGTTTTTTAGACTAACTTTGctcttaatatattatttttatggtaAATTTATCGCTTttataagagaataatacttttcaataaaaaaaagagtaatacTTTTCAATAATGACTCcaactttttttatcaataaaagttTAGGACAGAAAGAAAGTCCTACAATTTAAGgtacaattttttattccaattaTTCTTAGGCCAATAAAGATTCATTGACTCAAGACTAATTCAACTTAATTTGTAATATACACTTTGATTCGCTACTTCTTCTCAACATTTCGAACAACcaagatttatttgtaaaatacaAGTTCGTATGATTAGCATTTAGTTATTTAAGGAGTAAAATTCTCGCCATATTTTCTGGAACCGCTTCCTAGCATAGCATGGGCATTG
It contains:
- the LOC100794542 gene encoding uncharacterized protein codes for the protein MAAASRRSSGPVLRTLSPAGRFRSSRPPPATTAFASSTSTFSARSTAFFQNRSGSPTRDSLYGSSSGSVLSVRFGSISPNRSISVAGAGRQSHHQKRTCMCSPTSHPGSFRCSLHKSFGSRSAVSAAPASNRLNARRSAMTNSLVRIRGVEGELVKRALAALIRPSSHQQRRRGDFRPRPSRLSVMFTAKD